The Pelodiscus sinensis isolate JC-2024 chromosome 10, ASM4963464v1, whole genome shotgun sequence genome has a segment encoding these proteins:
- the MLF1 gene encoding myeloid leukemia factor 1 isoform X3, with product MHQMMRSFSDPFGRDPFLSITEGGERTQDTMIPRGHHDSQIALRGNHRALSCSLMPFGSFGSRNSDFRDPFFAIDRTISNMRNSMLELRRNFDQLSLSPDAHSFSSSSVMTYSKTGDEPPKVFQASAQTHTAPGGIKETRKALKDSESGLEKMAIGHHIHDRAHVIKKSKNNKTGDQELNQEFINLDEAEAHIFDEEWQKEIMKFGTSRAKYNLEAVKHRNNRHISKEDALRREKPHSKPLMAGSRKPEVSVENLNVKGSHVPVKTSKR from the exons ATGCATCAAATGATGAGAAGCTTTTCTGATCCTTTTGGACGAGATCCATTTCTCAGTATTACAGAGGGTGGCGAAAGAACTCAAGATACCATGATTCCAAGAGGACACCATGATTCTCAGATTGCTTTGAGAGGAAACCATAGA GCATTGAGCTGCTCCCTCATGCCCTTCGGCAGTTTTGGTAGTAGG AATTCAGATTTCAGGGATCCCTTCTTTGCAATTGACAGAACTATATCAAACATGAGAAACAGTATGCTAGAATTGCGGAGAAATTTT GATCAGCTCTCACTCAGTCCAGATGCACACTCATTCAGTTCTTCTTCTGTAATGACGTATTCCAAGACAGGTGATGAACCACCAAAGGTTTTCCAAGCTTCAGCTCAGAcccacacagctccaggaggt ATCAAAGAGACCAGAAAAGCACTGAAAGATTCTGAAAGTGGGCTGGAAAAAATGGCTATTGGTCATCATATTCATGATCGTGCCCATGTCATTAAAAAATCAAAGAACAACAAAACTGGTGATCAAGAACTGAATCAAGAATTTATCAACTTGGATGAAG cTGAAGCCCATATCTTTGATGAGGAGTGGCAGAAAGAGATTATGAAGTTTGGAACATCTAGAGCTAAATACAATTTAGAAGCTGTAAAACACAGAAATAACCGTCATATAAGCAAGGAAGATGCATTAAGAAG GGAGAAACCTCATTCAAAACCACTTATGGCAGGATCCAGAAAACCTGAAGTTTCTGTGGAGAACCTCAATGTAAAAGGATCACATGTTCCAGTCAAAACCAGCAAAAGATAA
- the MLF1 gene encoding myeloid leukemia factor 1 isoform X2, protein MFGNRGLRELFEEDPFFREPFAAQHQFMHQMMRSFSDPFGRDPFLSITEGGERTQDTMIPRGHHDSQIALRGNHRNSDFRDPFFAIDRTISNMRNSMLELRRNFDQLSLSPDAHSFSSSSVMTYSKTGDEPPKVFQASAQTHTAPGGIKETRKALKDSESGLEKMAIGHHIHDRAHVIKKSKNNKTGDQELNQEFINLDEAEAHIFDEEWQKEIMKFGTSRAKYNLEAVKHRNNRHISKEDALRREKPHSKPLMAGSRKPEVSVENLNVKGSHVPVKTSKR, encoded by the exons AGAGCCTTTTGCTGCACAGCATCAGTTCATGCATCAAATGATGAGAAGCTTTTCTGATCCTTTTGGACGAGATCCATTTCTCAGTATTACAGAGGGTGGCGAAAGAACTCAAGATACCATGATTCCAAGAGGACACCATGATTCTCAGATTGCTTTGAGAGGAAACCATAGA AATTCAGATTTCAGGGATCCCTTCTTTGCAATTGACAGAACTATATCAAACATGAGAAACAGTATGCTAGAATTGCGGAGAAATTTT GATCAGCTCTCACTCAGTCCAGATGCACACTCATTCAGTTCTTCTTCTGTAATGACGTATTCCAAGACAGGTGATGAACCACCAAAGGTTTTCCAAGCTTCAGCTCAGAcccacacagctccaggaggt ATCAAAGAGACCAGAAAAGCACTGAAAGATTCTGAAAGTGGGCTGGAAAAAATGGCTATTGGTCATCATATTCATGATCGTGCCCATGTCATTAAAAAATCAAAGAACAACAAAACTGGTGATCAAGAACTGAATCAAGAATTTATCAACTTGGATGAAG cTGAAGCCCATATCTTTGATGAGGAGTGGCAGAAAGAGATTATGAAGTTTGGAACATCTAGAGCTAAATACAATTTAGAAGCTGTAAAACACAGAAATAACCGTCATATAAGCAAGGAAGATGCATTAAGAAG GGAGAAACCTCATTCAAAACCACTTATGGCAGGATCCAGAAAACCTGAAGTTTCTGTGGAGAACCTCAATGTAAAAGGATCACATGTTCCAGTCAAAACCAGCAAAAGATAA
- the MLF1 gene encoding myeloid leukemia factor 1 isoform X1, producing the protein MFGNRGLRELFEEDPFFREPFAAQHQFMHQMMRSFSDPFGRDPFLSITEGGERTQDTMIPRGHHDSQIALRGNHRALSCSLMPFGSFGSRNSDFRDPFFAIDRTISNMRNSMLELRRNFDQLSLSPDAHSFSSSSVMTYSKTGDEPPKVFQASAQTHTAPGGIKETRKALKDSESGLEKMAIGHHIHDRAHVIKKSKNNKTGDQELNQEFINLDEAEAHIFDEEWQKEIMKFGTSRAKYNLEAVKHRNNRHISKEDALRREKPHSKPLMAGSRKPEVSVENLNVKGSHVPVKTSKR; encoded by the exons AGAGCCTTTTGCTGCACAGCATCAGTTCATGCATCAAATGATGAGAAGCTTTTCTGATCCTTTTGGACGAGATCCATTTCTCAGTATTACAGAGGGTGGCGAAAGAACTCAAGATACCATGATTCCAAGAGGACACCATGATTCTCAGATTGCTTTGAGAGGAAACCATAGA GCATTGAGCTGCTCCCTCATGCCCTTCGGCAGTTTTGGTAGTAGG AATTCAGATTTCAGGGATCCCTTCTTTGCAATTGACAGAACTATATCAAACATGAGAAACAGTATGCTAGAATTGCGGAGAAATTTT GATCAGCTCTCACTCAGTCCAGATGCACACTCATTCAGTTCTTCTTCTGTAATGACGTATTCCAAGACAGGTGATGAACCACCAAAGGTTTTCCAAGCTTCAGCTCAGAcccacacagctccaggaggt ATCAAAGAGACCAGAAAAGCACTGAAAGATTCTGAAAGTGGGCTGGAAAAAATGGCTATTGGTCATCATATTCATGATCGTGCCCATGTCATTAAAAAATCAAAGAACAACAAAACTGGTGATCAAGAACTGAATCAAGAATTTATCAACTTGGATGAAG cTGAAGCCCATATCTTTGATGAGGAGTGGCAGAAAGAGATTATGAAGTTTGGAACATCTAGAGCTAAATACAATTTAGAAGCTGTAAAACACAGAAATAACCGTCATATAAGCAAGGAAGATGCATTAAGAAG GGAGAAACCTCATTCAAAACCACTTATGGCAGGATCCAGAAAACCTGAAGTTTCTGTGGAGAACCTCAATGTAAAAGGATCACATGTTCCAGTCAAAACCAGCAAAAGATAA